One Nitrospiria bacterium genomic region harbors:
- the secY gene encoding preprotein translocase subunit SecY has protein sequence MFERFITNLQNIFHIPELRHRILFTLGMLAVYRIGAHIPTPGINNEALSEFLAAQGGALLGFLDIFSGGALSRLTIFALGIMPYISASIILQLLTVVIPTLSKLAKEGERGRKKIIQYTRYGTVVISLIQSFGISVGLEGMNNGTFVQHPGLSFRIMTMITLTAGTAFLMWLGEQITERGIGNGISLIIFSGIVARMPSALINTYRLYDTGQLNLFFLVVLALLMIGVVSAIVFLESARRKIPVQYAKRVVGRRVYGGQSTHIPLKINTAGVIPPIFASSIIAFPATITGFIQIPWVHDISRQLAPGSMLYTVLYVGMIVFFCFFYTAVVLNPVDMADNMKKYGGFIPGIRPGQRTADYIYQVLTRITFVGAIYLAVVCVIPEILIYKMGVPFFFGGTSLLIVIGVGLDTAQQIESHMLTRHYEGFLSKGRLRGRAG, from the coding sequence GTGTTTGAGCGTTTTATTACCAATCTCCAGAACATATTTCATATCCCGGAACTTCGCCATCGGATCCTGTTCACCCTGGGGATGCTGGCCGTATATCGAATCGGCGCCCACATCCCGACGCCGGGCATTAACAACGAAGCCCTCAGTGAGTTCCTGGCGGCCCAGGGTGGAGCGCTTCTCGGATTCCTCGACATTTTTTCGGGCGGGGCGCTGTCCCGGCTGACCATCTTCGCGCTGGGCATCATGCCGTATATCAGCGCCTCCATCATCCTTCAGCTTTTGACGGTCGTCATTCCGACGCTTTCAAAGCTGGCCAAGGAGGGCGAGCGCGGACGCAAGAAGATCATCCAGTACACGCGTTACGGAACGGTGGTCATTTCACTCATCCAGTCCTTCGGTATCTCCGTCGGCCTGGAGGGGATGAACAACGGGACCTTTGTCCAGCACCCGGGCCTGTCCTTTCGCATCATGACGATGATCACCCTGACGGCCGGGACCGCGTTTCTGATGTGGCTGGGCGAGCAAATTACCGAACGGGGGATCGGGAACGGGATCTCGTTGATCATTTTCTCTGGGATCGTGGCTCGAATGCCGTCGGCCTTGATCAACACCTACCGTCTGTATGATACGGGGCAGTTGAATCTGTTTTTCCTCGTCGTGCTGGCCCTCCTGATGATCGGGGTCGTGTCGGCGATCGTCTTTCTGGAGAGCGCCCGGCGGAAGATACCGGTTCAATATGCGAAGCGCGTGGTCGGGAGGCGGGTCTACGGGGGACAGAGCACGCATATCCCGTTGAAGATCAATACCGCGGGCGTGATCCCCCCGATCTTTGCCTCGTCGATCATTGCCTTCCCGGCGACGATCACCGGCTTCATACAGATTCCCTGGGTCCACGACATCTCCCGGCAGCTCGCTCCGGGATCGATGCTTTATACCGTATTGTACGTGGGGATGATCGTTTTTTTCTGTTTTTTTTATACCGCGGTCGTCCTCAACCCGGTCGATATGGCGGATAACATGAAAAAGTACGGCGGGTTTATCCCCGGAATCCGGCCGGGCCAGCGGACGGCCGACTATATCTATCAGGTGCTGACCCGGATCACCTTTGTCGGCGCCATCTACCTGGCGGTCGTCTGCGTGATTCCGGAGATTCTAATTTATAAGATGGGGGTGCCGTTTTTCTTCGGCGGGACGTCGCTGTTGATCGTGATCGGCGTGGGTCTGGACACGGCCCAGCAGATCGAGTCCCATATGTTGACACGGCATTACGAGGGTTTTCTCTCGAAGGGCCGCCTAAGGGGAAGGGCGGGATAG
- the rplO gene encoding 50S ribosomal protein L15: MRLHELQPQIGSRKKEKRIGRGIGSGHGKTSTKGHKGGLARSGGGGKGPGFEGGQMPLIRRIPKRGFTNRFRDEAAVVNLESLNRFDGKSTVTPDQLKEAGLVRRSATAVKILGQGELSKALTIQAHRFSRSASEKIQKAGGRAETIKTTSGKTSQSEKAR, translated from the coding sequence ATGAGGCTTCACGAATTACAACCGCAAATCGGTTCCCGTAAAAAAGAGAAACGGATCGGAAGAGGGATCGGCTCGGGACACGGCAAGACATCCACGAAGGGACATAAGGGAGGCCTTGCGAGAAGCGGGGGCGGGGGAAAGGGGCCCGGGTTTGAGGGTGGCCAAATGCCCTTGATCCGTCGCATCCCGAAGCGCGGTTTTACAAACCGTTTCCGTGACGAGGCCGCGGTGGTGAATTTGGAGAGTCTGAACCGGTTCGATGGGAAATCGACCGTTACTCCGGACCAGTTGAAAGAGGCCGGGTTGGTCCGTCGATCCGCAACCGCCGTGAAAATCCTGGGTCAGGGGGAGTTGAGCAAAGCGCTGACGATTCAAGCCCACCGATTCAGCCGATCCGCATCGGAGAAGATCCAGAAAGCGGGCGGGAGGGCCGAAACGATAAAGACGACTTCTGGAAAAACAAGTCAGTCGGAGAAGGCGCGGTAG
- the rpmD gene encoding 50S ribosomal protein L30, giving the protein MSANRPRNLAITLRRSVIGYPREKRDVVRSLGLRRIRHTVIRADTPQTRGMIAQIFHLIDVKEVPA; this is encoded by the coding sequence ATGTCGGCAAACCGGCCGCGTAATTTAGCCATTACGTTACGACGCAGCGTCATCGGATATCCCCGGGAGAAGCGGGACGTGGTCCGGTCCCTCGGGCTACGACGCATTCGACACACCGTAATTCGGGCGGATACCCCGCAGACCCGGGGTATGATCGCACAAATTTTTCACCTGATCGATGTGAAAGAGGTCCCGGCATGA
- the rpsE gene encoding 30S ribosomal protein S5, with translation MKVNPNDLTLKDKVVFINRVAKVVKGGKRFSFSALVVVGDGHGYVGMGKGKAAEVPDAIRKAVERAKKDLIKVPLKNTTIPYTVTGNYGAEEVLLKPGAEGVGVIAGGAVRAVMEVCGIHNVVSKSLGSGNPNNVVRATLNGLQKLQAPDEIRNMRRSDLSEEAGHVGKPAA, from the coding sequence GTGAAAGTCAATCCGAATGATCTGACTCTGAAGGACAAGGTGGTTTTTATCAACCGTGTCGCCAAAGTGGTTAAAGGGGGCAAGCGTTTCAGCTTCAGCGCGCTGGTCGTGGTCGGCGATGGCCACGGCTATGTTGGAATGGGCAAGGGAAAGGCGGCGGAAGTCCCGGATGCGATCCGAAAAGCCGTTGAGAGGGCCAAAAAAGACCTGATCAAGGTTCCGTTAAAAAACACGACGATTCCGTACACCGTTACGGGAAATTACGGGGCCGAGGAGGTCCTGCTGAAGCCGGGAGCGGAAGGGGTCGGCGTGATAGCCGGAGGGGCCGTGCGGGCCGTAATGGAAGTTTGTGGAATTCATAACGTGGTGAGCAAGTCACTGGGAAGCGGCAATCCGAACAACGTGGTCAGGGCCACGTTGAACGGGCTTCAAAAACTCCAGGCGCCGGATGAAATCAGGAACATGCGCCGTTCGGATCTGTCGGAAGAGGCGGGCCATGTCGGCAAACCGGCCGCGTAA
- the rplR gene encoding 50S ribosomal protein L18: MLNVHTKLESRMRRHQRVRKTVFGLPQRPRLVVFRSNQHIYAQIVDDTAGKTVAAASTLDPECKKGVPRGNNRKAAEAVGQLIAKRALAQDIKTVVFDRGGYLFHGRVKALADAARQGGLIF, translated from the coding sequence ATGTTAAACGTTCACACAAAACTCGAATCGAGGATGCGTCGCCACCAACGGGTGCGAAAAACGGTCTTCGGCCTTCCACAACGTCCCCGTCTCGTGGTCTTTCGGAGCAATCAACACATCTACGCACAAATCGTGGACGATACCGCGGGGAAGACCGTGGCGGCGGCATCGACTTTGGATCCGGAATGCAAAAAGGGTGTGCCGCGCGGCAATAACCGGAAAGCGGCCGAGGCGGTGGGGCAGCTGATCGCAAAACGGGCGCTGGCCCAAGATATCAAAACGGTGGTGTTTGATCGGGGCGGTTACCTGTTTCACGGTCGGGTGAAAGCCCTGGCGGATGCGGCGCGCCAGGGGGGATTGATATTTTAA
- the rplF gene encoding 50S ribosomal protein L6 translates to MSRVGKKPILIPSGVQVKVDEKKVHIKGPKGELSRLMESGIGAKVEDGRVVVTRQSDDRLQRAKHGLFRSDLNNMVNGVSQGYQKTLEISGVGFRAQVQGRNLTLALGFSHPTVFVLPAGIDASVDKQTVITIKGADKYLVGQVAAEIRDLKRPEPYKGKGIKYSGEVIERKEGKTSK, encoded by the coding sequence ATGTCTCGTGTGGGTAAAAAGCCGATCTTGATTCCGTCCGGCGTCCAGGTCAAGGTGGACGAAAAGAAGGTTCATATCAAGGGCCCAAAAGGGGAGCTGTCCCGTTTGATGGAAAGCGGGATCGGGGCCAAGGTGGAAGACGGTCGCGTGGTTGTCACACGGCAAAGCGACGACCGCCTTCAGCGGGCCAAGCACGGCCTGTTCCGCAGCGATCTCAATAACATGGTGAACGGTGTTTCTCAAGGTTACCAGAAGACGTTGGAAATCAGCGGGGTCGGTTTTCGTGCCCAGGTTCAGGGCCGCAACTTGACCTTGGCCTTGGGTTTTTCGCATCCGACGGTTTTTGTTCTGCCCGCCGGAATTGATGCGAGCGTGGATAAACAAACCGTCATCACGATAAAGGGCGCCGACAAGTACCTGGTCGGGCAGGTCGCGGCCGAGATTCGGGATCTGAAGCGGCCGGAACCTTACAAGGGAAAAGGGATTAAATACTCGGGTGAAGTGATCGAGCGGAAAGAAGGAAAGACGAGCAAGTAG
- the rpsH gene encoding 30S ribosomal protein S8 codes for MMTDPISDMLNRMRNAIRRKYESVDIPASKLKQNIARLLKEEGYIRGLETVSEGPHPVLRIKLKYVNEVPIINGLRRISRPGRRVYVKKDGIPKVRGGLGTAVMSTQQGMMTDRESRKRQVGGEVICYIW; via the coding sequence ATGATGACCGACCCTATTTCTGATATGTTGAACCGGATGCGAAACGCCATTCGACGCAAGTACGAGTCCGTCGACATTCCGGCTTCAAAACTCAAGCAAAACATCGCCCGCCTCTTGAAGGAAGAGGGCTACATCCGAGGCCTCGAGACGGTGTCGGAAGGTCCTCACCCGGTGCTTCGGATCAAACTGAAATACGTGAACGAAGTCCCGATCATCAACGGCCTGAGAAGGATCAGCCGGCCGGGCCGCAGGGTTTATGTGAAAAAGGACGGCATCCCCAAGGTGCGTGGGGGCTTGGGGACGGCGGTGATGTCGACCCAACAAGGCATGATGACCGACCGTGAATCGAGGAAACGCCAGGTCGGCGGCGAAGTGATCTGCTACATTTGGTGA
- a CDS encoding type Z 30S ribosomal protein S14, producing the protein MAKKALIHKAQAEPKFAVRKYNRCPVCGRSRGFLRKFRMCRICFRNLSLRGDIPGVVKSSW; encoded by the coding sequence GTGGCCAAAAAAGCACTGATCCACAAAGCACAAGCGGAGCCGAAGTTCGCGGTTCGAAAATACAACCGTTGCCCCGTCTGCGGCCGCTCCCGGGGATTTTTAAGGAAGTTCCGCATGTGCCGGATCTGTTTCCGGAACTTGAGCCTTCGGGGGGATATCCCCGGCGTAGTCAAGTCCAGCTGGTAG
- the rplE gene encoding 50S ribosomal protein L5, translating into MAKAKQTAKPEKAKSPKTENREKAKEKAKEKTKPAQEQSLPPRLKEKYRERVVPDLMKQFSYKNPMQVPRLEKVVINVGMGEAIQNAKLLEAAVNELTLITGQKPVVTRAKKSISGFKLRQGMAIGCKVTLRGGRMYEFLDRFFNVALPRIRDFKGVSPKSFDGRGNYSLGLKEQLLFPEIRYDDVVATHGMDITIGTTARSNDEGKALLGLLGLPFRT; encoded by the coding sequence ATGGCCAAGGCCAAACAGACAGCAAAACCAGAAAAGGCGAAGTCGCCCAAGACGGAAAACCGGGAAAAGGCCAAGGAGAAGGCCAAGGAAAAAACAAAACCGGCCCAGGAGCAGTCCCTTCCGCCTCGCCTGAAGGAGAAATACCGGGAAAGAGTTGTCCCCGACTTGATGAAGCAATTTTCCTACAAAAATCCCATGCAGGTTCCTCGTCTTGAGAAGGTCGTGATCAACGTTGGAATGGGGGAAGCCATCCAGAACGCCAAACTGTTGGAGGCGGCCGTCAATGAGCTCACCCTCATTACCGGCCAGAAACCGGTCGTGACCCGCGCCAAGAAATCGATTTCAGGGTTTAAGTTGCGGCAAGGAATGGCCATCGGGTGCAAGGTGACGCTTCGCGGCGGACGGATGTACGAATTTTTGGACCGATTTTTTAATGTGGCGCTTCCCCGGATTCGGGATTTTAAAGGCGTTTCGCCGAAATCGTTTGACGGCCGCGGAAATTACAGCCTGGGCCTCAAGGAGCAGCTCCTCTTTCCGGAGATCCGATATGACGATGTGGTGGCCACGCACGGGATGGACATCACGATCGGGACCACGGCGAGATCCAACGATGAGGGCAAGGCCTTGTTAGGGTTATTGGGGTTGCCGTTTCGAACTTAA
- the rplX gene encoding 50S ribosomal protein L24 has protein sequence MSESRIVLPKFRVRKGDTVMIMTGKDKGKTGKVLEVDRSTHRVFVEKLNIIKRHMKPSQKHRQGGIIEKEGPIQLSNVMIVCQNCGKTARVGMRRIDDGQKLRYCKKCGEIIDRG, from the coding sequence ATGAGCGAATCGCGAATCGTCCTTCCGAAATTCCGGGTCCGAAAAGGGGACACCGTGATGATCATGACCGGAAAGGACAAGGGAAAAACCGGAAAGGTCCTGGAAGTGGATCGCTCGACCCACCGCGTATTCGTCGAGAAGCTGAATATCATCAAACGGCATATGAAGCCGAGCCAGAAACACCGGCAGGGCGGGATCATTGAGAAGGAAGGCCCGATCCAGCTTTCGAATGTCATGATCGTCTGTCAAAATTGCGGAAAGACGGCGCGGGTCGGGATGCGCCGCATCGATGACGGTCAAAAACTCCGTTACTGCAAGAAATGCGGGGAAATCATCGATCGCGGGTAG
- the rplN gene encoding 50S ribosomal protein L14: MIQDYTMLDVADNSGAKKVMCFHVMGGSGRRYATIGDVITVAVKEAIPQAAVKKGDVAKAVVVRTVKEIRREDGSYIRFDRNAAVLINPQGEPIGTRIFGPVARELRGKKFMKIISLAPEVL; this comes from the coding sequence ATGATTCAAGATTATACCATGCTGGATGTGGCCGATAACTCGGGGGCCAAGAAAGTCATGTGTTTTCACGTCATGGGCGGATCGGGGAGGCGTTACGCGACCATCGGCGATGTGATCACCGTGGCCGTCAAAGAAGCCATTCCGCAGGCCGCTGTGAAAAAAGGGGATGTGGCGAAGGCCGTCGTCGTCAGGACGGTCAAGGAGATCCGGAGGGAAGACGGTTCCTATATCCGCTTCGACCGGAACGCCGCGGTCCTGATCAATCCCCAGGGCGAACCGATCGGGACTCGGATCTTCGGTCCGGTCGCCCGGGAACTCCGGGGAAAGAAGTTCATGAAAATTATTTCCCTGGCGCCGGAGGTGCTCTAA
- the rpsQ gene encoding 30S ribosomal protein S17 produces MSAEAGPKKRRRTFIGEVISHRMNKTVVVMIERVFLHPTYKKVVRKTTKLKAHDEQNECQVGDTVKILESRPISKEKHWRVIEIVQRSRGVAPAEVQNPAALS; encoded by the coding sequence ATGTCGGCAGAAGCAGGACCGAAGAAACGGCGCCGGACTTTTATCGGGGAGGTCATCAGCCACCGCATGAACAAGACGGTCGTGGTGATGATTGAAAGGGTCTTTCTTCATCCGACCTATAAAAAGGTGGTACGCAAAACCACCAAATTGAAGGCCCACGATGAACAGAACGAGTGTCAGGTCGGCGATACGGTGAAAATCCTGGAAAGCCGGCCGATCAGCAAAGAGAAGCATTGGCGCGTCATTGAAATTGTTCAGCGGTCCCGGGGCGTCGCTCCCGCGGAAGTGCAGAACCCGGCCGCGTTGTCGTAA
- the rpmC gene encoding 50S ribosomal protein L29 produces MELQELRNLTIDELTLKEKDLRKELFNLRYQLMSGRIENPQQIKNSRREIARIQTVVREKRSGGAGKTAS; encoded by the coding sequence ATGGAACTCCAGGAATTGCGGAATTTAACGATCGATGAGTTGACCCTGAAGGAAAAGGACCTTCGAAAAGAGCTATTCAACCTGCGGTACCAATTGATGAGCGGACGGATTGAGAATCCCCAACAGATCAAGAACTCGCGCCGAGAGATTGCGCGGATCCAGACCGTGGTTCGTGAAAAACGGTCGGGTGGGGCGGGTAAAACGGCATCATGA
- the rplP gene encoding 50S ribosomal protein L16: protein MLSPKKVKFRKMHKGRRFGKAYRGSELSFGEFGLKVLAPAWLTARQLEAARIAMTRFVKRGGKIWIRVFPDKPITKKPAETRMGKGKGNPELWVASVRPGRIIYEMDGVTRDVAEEAFRLAAYKLPVATQLIARGKI from the coding sequence ATGCTGAGTCCCAAGAAAGTCAAATTCAGAAAAATGCATAAAGGCCGGCGATTCGGAAAGGCCTATCGGGGATCGGAACTGTCTTTTGGCGAGTTCGGGTTGAAGGTTCTGGCCCCGGCCTGGCTTACGGCGCGACAGCTGGAAGCCGCGCGTATCGCCATGACCCGGTTTGTGAAGCGTGGCGGTAAAATTTGGATCCGGGTGTTTCCGGACAAACCCATCACCAAGAAACCCGCCGAGACGCGGATGGGAAAAGGAAAAGGCAATCCGGAATTGTGGGTGGCCTCCGTCCGACCGGGCCGGATCATCTACGAGATGGACGGCGTGACCCGGGACGTGGCCGAGGAGGCCTTTCGGCTGGCCGCGTACAAGCTTCCGGTGGCTACCCAACTGATTGCGAGAGGGAAGATCTGA
- the rpsC gene encoding 30S ribosomal protein S3, giving the protein MGQKVNPIGYRLGYIKTWNSRWYAEKDYAKLLHEDLKIRRMVKEKLAHAGVSKIEIERSGNQAKINIHTARPGIIIGRKGAEVDKLKSELESKTGRQVYINIKEIRKPEIDAQLVAENIAVQLEKRVAFRRAMKKSVQAALRLGAQGIKITCAGRLGGSEIARTEWYREGRVPLHTLRADIDFGLAEARTAFGQIGVKVLIYKGEMMPMLPEKQEGRLDMSSERR; this is encoded by the coding sequence GTGGGACAGAAAGTCAATCCGATCGGGTACCGACTCGGGTACATCAAAACCTGGAATTCGCGCTGGTATGCGGAAAAGGACTATGCCAAGTTGTTGCACGAAGATCTCAAGATACGGCGTATGGTCAAGGAAAAACTGGCCCATGCCGGCGTCTCAAAGATCGAGATCGAACGCTCCGGCAATCAGGCCAAAATCAATATTCATACCGCCCGCCCCGGAATCATCATCGGACGGAAGGGAGCCGAGGTGGACAAGCTGAAGTCCGAACTGGAATCCAAAACGGGTCGCCAGGTCTACATCAATATCAAAGAGATTCGCAAGCCGGAGATCGACGCCCAGTTGGTGGCCGAAAACATCGCGGTGCAGTTGGAAAAACGGGTGGCGTTCCGACGGGCCATGAAAAAAAGCGTTCAGGCGGCGTTGCGTTTGGGGGCCCAGGGAATCAAGATCACCTGCGCGGGAAGGCTGGGCGGATCGGAAATCGCGAGGACGGAATGGTACCGCGAGGGCCGCGTGCCCCTGCACACCCTGAGGGCCGACATCGATTTCGGGTTGGCCGAAGCCCGTACCGCCTTCGGACAGATCGGGGTGAAGGTTTTGATCTATAAGGGTGAAATGATGCCGATGCTGCCGGAAAAACAGGAAGGCCGCTTGGATATGTCGTCGGAGCGACGCTGA